A single genomic interval of Mycolicibacterium holsaticum DSM 44478 = JCM 12374 harbors:
- a CDS encoding MFS transporter: MSAGSPSSLPLASKVLGPAIFAITGMQLMSTLDGTIVIVALPRMQADLGLTDASKSWVITAYVLAFGGLLLLGGRVGDAIGHKRAFLSGVGVFTIASLACGLANDPTTLIVARAVQGTGAAVAAPTGLALIATTYAVGQARNRALAISAAMQGIGSVLGLVLGGALTVISWRLAFLINVPIGIVIVAVAVVKLAETHHERLKLDVTGALLATLGCTSAVLVFTQGPPRGWIDPLVIGAAVAAAVFFVSFLLVERTAQHPIVPFSVFDNRNRVMTFVSLFLAGGVLLTLTVMIGLLVQDVLGYSALKAGICFIPFALAFGVGSAVAAKLAPRIAPRWLIIGGGVFVLGAMLYGSTLDRSIPYFPNLFAPIVVGGFGIGAIAVILPLCAIAGVGPGEIGPVSSITLMVQNLGGPLVLVVIQAVQTSRTLYLGGTTGPVKDMTPAQLDALGHGYTYSLLWVAGVAVIVGVAAFWIGFSARQIATAQHTREAVEAGEL; this comes from the coding sequence ATGTCTGCCGGGTCGCCGTCGTCGCTTCCGCTGGCGTCGAAGGTGTTGGGCCCGGCGATCTTCGCGATCACCGGCATGCAGTTGATGTCGACGCTCGACGGCACCATCGTCATCGTCGCGCTGCCGCGGATGCAGGCCGACCTCGGCCTCACCGACGCCAGCAAGAGCTGGGTGATCACCGCCTACGTGTTGGCGTTCGGCGGGCTGCTGCTGCTCGGCGGGCGCGTCGGCGACGCGATCGGGCACAAGCGCGCGTTTCTGTCCGGCGTCGGGGTGTTCACGATCGCCTCGCTGGCCTGCGGGCTGGCCAACGACCCGACCACGCTGATCGTGGCGCGTGCGGTGCAGGGCACCGGGGCGGCCGTCGCCGCGCCCACCGGGCTCGCGCTGATCGCGACGACGTACGCGGTCGGCCAGGCCCGCAACCGGGCCCTGGCGATCTCGGCGGCCATGCAGGGCATCGGCTCGGTGCTGGGGCTGGTGCTCGGCGGCGCGCTGACGGTGATCTCGTGGCGGCTGGCGTTTCTCATCAACGTGCCGATCGGCATCGTGATCGTCGCCGTCGCGGTGGTCAAATTGGCCGAGACCCATCACGAACGGCTCAAGCTCGACGTCACCGGGGCGCTGCTGGCCACGCTGGGCTGCACGTCGGCGGTGCTGGTCTTCACCCAGGGCCCACCGCGCGGCTGGATCGACCCGCTGGTGATCGGCGCCGCGGTGGCCGCTGCGGTGTTCTTCGTCAGCTTCCTGCTCGTCGAGCGCACCGCCCAGCACCCCATCGTCCCGTTCTCGGTGTTCGACAACCGCAACCGGGTGATGACGTTCGTATCGCTGTTCCTGGCCGGCGGGGTGCTGCTCACCCTGACGGTGATGATCGGGCTGCTGGTGCAGGACGTGCTCGGCTACTCGGCGCTGAAGGCGGGCATCTGCTTCATCCCGTTCGCGCTGGCGTTCGGGGTGGGCAGCGCGGTCGCTGCCAAGCTCGCCCCGCGTATCGCGCCGCGCTGGCTGATCATTGGCGGCGGGGTGTTCGTCCTCGGGGCGATGCTGTACGGCTCGACGCTGGACCGCAGCATCCCGTACTTCCCGAACCTGTTCGCGCCGATCGTCGTCGGCGGCTTCGGCATCGGCGCCATCGCGGTGATCCTGCCGCTGTGCGCGATCGCCGGGGTCGGTCCCGGTGAGATCGGCCCGGTGTCCTCGATCACGCTGATGGTGCAGAACCTGGGCGGCCCGCTGGTGCTCGTCGTCATCCAGGCCGTGCAGACGTCGCGCACGCTGTATCTGGGCGGCACCACCGGGCCGGTCAAGGACATGACACCCGCTCAACTCGACGCGTTGGGCCACGGCTACACGTACTCGCTGCTGTGGGTGGCCGGTGTCGCGGTCATCGTCGGCGTCGCCGCATTCTGGATCGGGTTCTCCGCCCGCCAGATCGCCACCGCCCAGCACACCCGGGAAGCGGTGGAGGCGGGCGAGCTTTGA
- a CDS encoding MFS transporter produces the protein MRRDAEGGANRSQPVRGDRAAAERTGRTPVWQPSRRFFAAVIAIGGMQLLATMDSTIAIVALPKIQDELNLSDAGRSWVITAYVLAFGGLMLLGGRLGDTIGRKRTFIVGVTLFTIASILCGIAWDETTLVIARLLQGVGAAIASPTGLALIATTFPKGPARNAATAVFAAMTGVGSVMGLVVGGALTEVSWRWAFLVNVPIGLLVIYLARTTLRETLRERLKLDAAGAILATLGCTAAVFGFSMGPEQGWLSPITLGSGIAALTFLVAFLYVERTAENPVVPFELFKDRNRVATFAAIFLAGGVMFTLTVLIGLYVQDIMGYTPLRAGIGFIPFVIALGIGLGLSSHLVSLFPPRLLVIAGGVLVLGAMIYGSTLHGDIPYFPNLVIPITVGGLGIGMIVVPLTVSAIAGVGFDQIGPVSAIALMLQNLGGPLVLAVIQAVITSRTLYLGGTTGPVHNMDSAQLHALDQGYTYGLLWVAAVAVIVGCAALFIGYTAAQVAHAQEVKDALDQGEL, from the coding sequence ATGCGCCGTGACGCCGAGGGCGGGGCAAATCGGTCGCAGCCCGTACGCGGAGACCGCGCCGCTGCCGAGCGAACTGGTCGGACCCCCGTGTGGCAACCGTCGCGGCGGTTCTTCGCCGCGGTCATCGCCATCGGCGGGATGCAGTTGCTGGCCACGATGGACAGCACGATCGCCATCGTCGCTCTCCCGAAGATCCAGGACGAGCTCAACCTGTCCGACGCGGGCCGCAGCTGGGTCATCACCGCATATGTACTGGCCTTCGGCGGGCTGATGCTGCTGGGCGGCCGGCTCGGCGACACCATCGGCCGCAAGCGCACCTTCATCGTCGGCGTCACCCTGTTCACGATCGCCTCGATCCTGTGCGGCATCGCCTGGGACGAGACCACCCTGGTGATCGCCCGGCTGCTGCAGGGCGTGGGCGCCGCGATCGCCTCACCGACCGGTTTGGCGCTGATCGCGACGACGTTCCCCAAGGGGCCCGCCCGCAACGCGGCCACCGCGGTGTTCGCCGCGATGACCGGCGTCGGCTCGGTGATGGGCCTGGTCGTCGGCGGCGCGCTGACCGAAGTGTCCTGGCGGTGGGCGTTCCTGGTGAACGTCCCGATCGGGCTGCTGGTGATCTACCTGGCCCGCACCACCCTGCGCGAGACGCTCCGCGAGCGGCTCAAGCTCGACGCCGCAGGGGCGATCCTGGCCACGCTGGGCTGCACCGCCGCGGTGTTCGGGTTCTCGATGGGCCCCGAGCAAGGCTGGCTGTCCCCGATCACGCTGGGCTCCGGGATCGCCGCGCTGACCTTCCTGGTCGCGTTCCTCTACGTCGAACGCACCGCGGAGAACCCCGTCGTGCCGTTCGAACTGTTCAAGGACCGCAACCGGGTCGCCACGTTCGCCGCGATCTTCCTGGCCGGCGGGGTGATGTTCACGCTGACCGTGCTGATCGGGCTGTACGTGCAGGACATCATGGGTTACACGCCGCTGCGGGCCGGGATCGGCTTCATCCCGTTCGTCATCGCACTCGGCATCGGGCTCGGCCTGTCGTCGCATCTGGTGTCGCTGTTCCCGCCGCGCCTGCTGGTGATCGCCGGTGGCGTGCTGGTGCTGGGCGCGATGATCTACGGCTCCACGCTGCACGGTGACATCCCGTACTTCCCGAACCTGGTGATACCGATCACCGTCGGAGGTTTGGGCATCGGCATGATCGTCGTCCCGCTGACCGTGTCGGCGATCGCCGGCGTCGGCTTCGACCAGATCGGCCCGGTGTCGGCGATCGCGCTGATGCTGCAGAACCTGGGCGGCCCGCTGGTGCTGGCGGTCATCCAGGCCGTGATCACCTCGCGCACGCTGTATCTGGGCGGCACCACCGGCCCGGTGCACAACATGGACAGCGCGCAGTTGCACGCACTGGACCAGGGCTACACCTACGGCCTGCTGTGGGTGGCCGCGGTGGCGGTGATCGTCGGCTGTGCGGCGCTGTTCATCGGCTACACCGCCGCGCAGGTCGCGCACGCCCAAGAGGTCAAGGACGCGCTGGACCAAGGAGAGCTTTAG